Proteins from a genomic interval of Oceanispirochaeta crateris:
- the rplI gene encoding 50S ribosomal protein L9, giving the protein MKIILNQDMSSLGEEGDVKVVADGYARNYLIPKKLAVQYNKANLNMFEQKKVAIEKRKETKRKDAMGIKERLSNETLVIDMPAGEKGKLFGAVTAATIVDELNKIGLVIEKKKVEIAGNSIKLTGTYTVKVKLYGGESADLKVTVNGVQTEGSESRSSRKDDVKAEEAVVAEEAVATEVNESEAVEDSSAEETDN; this is encoded by the coding sequence ATGAAGATTATATTAAATCAGGATATGTCCAGTCTTGGAGAGGAAGGGGATGTTAAGGTTGTAGCCGATGGTTATGCCAGAAACTACCTTATCCCCAAGAAATTGGCTGTTCAATACAACAAAGCTAACCTGAATATGTTTGAGCAGAAGAAAGTTGCTATTGAAAAAAGAAAAGAGACAAAACGAAAAGATGCCATGGGTATCAAAGAGCGATTGAGCAATGAGACTCTGGTTATTGATATGCCCGCTGGTGAAAAGGGTAAGCTTTTCGGAGCTGTTACCGCCGCTACTATCGTTGATGAATTGAATAAAATTGGTCTTGTTATTGAGAAGAAAAAGGTAGAAATTGCCGGAAATTCAATCAAACTGACAGGAACCTATACTGTAAAGGTAAAACTTTACGGAGGAGAATCTGCAGATCTTAAGGTGACCGTTAATGGTGTTCAAACCGAAGGTTCTGAGTCAAGATCTTCTCGTAAGGATGATGTGAAAGCAGAAGAAGCTGTTGTTGCAGAAGAAGCTGTTGCCACAGAAGTTAATGAATCTGAAGCCGTCGAAGATTCATCCGCAGAAGAAACTGATAATTAA
- the rpsR gene encoding 30S ribosomal protein S18, producing MRPPRRTFYKKKVCKFCKNGLEVDYKKPDSLRRFITERGKILPRRITGTCAKHQRMLTTEVKRSRALALLPFVTK from the coding sequence ATGAGACCTCCCAGAAGAACATTTTATAAGAAAAAAGTATGCAAGTTCTGTAAGAACGGATTGGAAGTCGATTACAAAAAACCTGACTCTCTGCGTCGCTTCATCACAGAAAGAGGTAAAATCCTTCCCAGAAGAATTACCGGAACCTGTGCTAAACATCAGAGAATGCTAACAACAGAAGTCAAGAGATCCAGAGCTTTGGCTCTTCTTCCTTTTGTAACAAAATAG
- the ssb gene encoding single-stranded DNA-binding protein, giving the protein MASDINRVVLVGRLTRDAELKYTSGGMAIADISLASNRSRKQGDQWVDEANFFDISLFGRRAEALAQYLSKGTQIAVEGQLRQDRWEQDGVKRSKVTIAASDIQLLGSRNDRGQMGENSYQNNNKGAAPSRNSQSFESYSKPEKSSGGQSDRFEDDIPF; this is encoded by the coding sequence ATGGCATCTGATATAAACCGAGTTGTACTCGTCGGAAGACTAACTAGAGACGCAGAATTGAAGTATACCAGCGGTGGTATGGCTATTGCTGATATCAGCCTGGCCAGTAACCGTAGTAGAAAACAGGGTGATCAATGGGTTGATGAGGCCAACTTTTTTGATATATCCCTATTCGGCCGAAGAGCAGAAGCTCTGGCTCAGTATCTTTCAAAAGGTACACAAATTGCTGTTGAAGGCCAGCTCCGGCAAGATCGTTGGGAGCAGGATGGTGTAAAACGCAGCAAGGTTACTATCGCTGCCTCAGATATTCAGCTACTGGGAAGTAGAAATGACAGGGGTCAGATGGGAGAGAATTCCTATCAGAATAATAACAAGGGAGCAGCCCCCTCCAGAAATTCTCAATCTTTTGAGTCTTACAGTAAACCTGAAAAAAGTTCGGGTGGACAGTCAGACCGGTTTGAGGATGATATACCATTTTAG
- the rpsF gene encoding 30S ribosomal protein S6, whose product MRSYEFTAVFRVKEDNYPTGLKNVKDIFEKNGVTTLSEEDLGDRLLAYPVHKEERGHYHLLNIDADPAGILKIENALKLQTSLLKYLFVKKEK is encoded by the coding sequence ATGAGATCCTATGAATTTACAGCAGTTTTCCGTGTAAAGGAAGACAACTATCCTACCGGTCTTAAGAATGTCAAAGACATTTTTGAGAAAAACGGTGTGACAACCCTATCCGAAGAAGATTTGGGTGACAGATTACTAGCATACCCCGTTCATAAAGAAGAACGCGGTCATTACCATCTGCTCAATATTGATGCAGATCCTGCAGGAATCCTTAAGATTGAAAATGCTCTGAAACTTCAGACATCTCTTCTCAAGTATCTTTTCGTTAAAAAAGAAAAGTAA
- a CDS encoding SIS domain-containing protein yields MNQEEKYQKYALCREMLETPELIRNFNVPHLDRFLKTSSASEDIFLTGEGSSRIFPAKRAIAQSLMKGEKTRFFTEGSTQAMEYMLMNKPVFGSSNSGKTKELIRLFHQLNRDNHPDLFAVTATKNSALESLSKETYVLSCGSENAVAATKSVAEQALFYDALRAALEGKTLDGLNPLAKAVDQALSMEIDPAVIQLIAQADMIYFSGRNNGVAEELTLKTNEITRKKSDFLEGTYGAHGIEEVMNPGDILIIVDPFEEEEAKFLECLTDGVGVQIISIAPRKTSFAHSLVIPEAGDFQNYVELAAGWNLLVETGLSLGIDLDTPVRARKVGNEYTPESN; encoded by the coding sequence ATGAACCAAGAAGAAAAATATCAGAAATATGCCCTATGTAGAGAAATGTTGGAGACCCCAGAGCTTATCAGGAATTTTAATGTCCCCCATTTGGATCGTTTTTTAAAGACAAGCTCAGCTTCTGAAGATATATTTCTTACCGGGGAAGGTTCCAGCAGAATCTTCCCGGCTAAAAGAGCCATAGCCCAGTCTTTGATGAAAGGAGAGAAAACCAGATTTTTTACAGAAGGGTCTACGCAGGCAATGGAGTATATGCTGATGAATAAGCCTGTTTTCGGCTCTTCAAATTCCGGCAAAACAAAGGAGCTGATTCGGCTCTTCCATCAGTTGAACCGTGATAATCATCCCGACCTGTTTGCTGTGACTGCCACCAAGAATTCAGCTTTGGAGTCTCTTTCCAAAGAAACATATGTTTTGAGCTGTGGCAGTGAAAATGCCGTAGCTGCCACAAAGAGCGTTGCCGAACAGGCCTTGTTCTATGATGCGCTGAGAGCGGCCCTGGAAGGGAAGACTCTGGACGGTCTTAATCCCCTTGCCAAAGCTGTAGATCAGGCTCTATCAATGGAAATCGATCCTGCGGTCATTCAACTGATTGCCCAAGCTGATATGATTTACTTTTCTGGTCGAAATAATGGTGTAGCAGAAGAACTCACACTTAAAACAAATGAAATTACCAGAAAGAAATCTGATTTCTTGGAAGGTACCTATGGTGCTCATGGAATTGAAGAAGTCATGAATCCTGGTGATATTCTTATCATTGTTGATCCCTTCGAAGAAGAGGAGGCTAAGTTTTTAGAATGCCTGACTGACGGGGTAGGGGTTCAGATTATTTCTATTGCGCCTAGGAAAACATCCTTTGCCCACAGCCTCGTTATTCCAGAGGCTGGAGACTTTCAAAATTATGTTGAATTGGCAGCAGGCTGGAATCTTCTTGTAGAAACCGGTCTCTCATTGGGAATCGATCTGGATACTCCTGTTCGAGCCAGAAAAGTAGGTAATGAATATACACCGGAATCCAATTGA
- a CDS encoding PIG-L deacetylase family protein, protein MTEFKKNILVVQAHPDDAEAWCAGTLALLKEAGFKISIVTMTAGGLGGMNGDEEETTRIRKEEAHNAAALLEADYYCLDQRDGFVFDNAEVRIRLVDIIRKTEAGIVITHLLNDYHTDHRATGTICDAAAMISSLPNVPSKEKPLPITPLLYHSAPMSLSDPLGFPIAAPHFYVDISSTIDKKLEMLGCHESQKLLMKHMHKIDDFFGEMRKFSRELGEKSGVEYAECFWQHLGGGFQKDPFIQETLKDYIRMENRK, encoded by the coding sequence ATGACCGAATTCAAAAAAAATATTCTAGTGGTTCAGGCTCATCCAGACGATGCTGAAGCCTGGTGTGCCGGTACATTAGCACTCCTTAAAGAAGCCGGTTTTAAAATCTCCATTGTCACAATGACAGCAGGAGGTCTGGGTGGTATGAACGGTGATGAGGAAGAGACTACCCGTATCCGTAAGGAAGAAGCCCACAATGCTGCTGCACTACTGGAGGCAGATTATTACTGTCTTGATCAAAGAGACGGATTTGTTTTTGACAATGCTGAAGTCAGAATCAGGCTGGTCGATATTATCCGGAAGACTGAAGCAGGAATTGTCATCACTCATCTTTTGAATGATTATCATACAGATCATCGAGCAACCGGCACTATATGTGATGCCGCGGCTATGATCTCATCCCTTCCCAATGTCCCCTCAAAGGAGAAGCCGTTGCCCATCACGCCTCTTTTGTATCACAGTGCTCCCATGAGCCTCAGTGATCCATTGGGATTTCCCATTGCCGCTCCCCATTTTTATGTGGATATAAGTTCGACTATTGATAAGAAGCTTGAAATGCTTGGATGTCATGAGTCTCAAAAACTATTAATGAAGCACATGCACAAGATTGATGATTTTTTTGGTGAAATGAGAAAATTCAGTCGGGAACTGGGAGAAAAATCCGGAGTGGAATATGCAGAGTGTTTCTGGCAGCATCTGGGAGGCGGGTTTCAAAAAGATCCCTTTATTCAGGAAACGTTAAAAGACTATATTCGAATGGAGAACAGAAAATGA
- a CDS encoding diphosphate--fructose-6-phosphate 1-phosphotransferase, with amino-acid sequence MLKGKAVVGQSGGPTSVINSSLAGVISKALEEEAITKILGMNFGIEGFMNEDFFDLSAQSPEVIKGLRGTPSSALGSSRHKLVEDDFPVILEILKKYNIRYFFLIGGNDTMDTVHRVELYCREQNYELRGIGIPKTVDNDLFGTDYTPGFPSAARSNILNVLQAGVLARDMKKVDQFVIYQTIGRDAGWLAAATALARKKEGDAPHLIYCPERPLAPEQMIEDAKECIRKYGWVSIVVSEGLLYKDGTPVSASQNKDKFNNTEFGAMGGASVALNVHRILTDALEGARGEFQITESLIMSAFDRSEPQDLDMAYKCGQEAVRLACGGTSAVMVTIKRNPDCSFSLGQAALEDVAVKARAMPREYINERGNDVSDEFLNYMTPLISSLPQFVALENKFYKE; translated from the coding sequence ATGTTGAAAGGTAAAGCTGTAGTTGGTCAGTCAGGAGGCCCTACATCAGTAATAAATTCAAGTCTTGCCGGAGTCATATCGAAGGCTCTTGAAGAAGAGGCTATTACTAAAATTCTTGGTATGAATTTTGGTATAGAAGGTTTTATGAATGAAGATTTTTTTGACCTAAGTGCCCAGAGCCCTGAAGTCATAAAGGGGTTAAGAGGCACTCCATCTTCAGCTCTGGGTTCTTCCCGTCATAAGCTGGTAGAGGATGATTTTCCCGTCATACTTGAAATCTTAAAAAAATATAATATCCGTTATTTTTTCCTTATTGGTGGAAACGATACGATGGATACGGTACACAGGGTAGAGCTCTACTGCCGAGAACAAAACTATGAGCTCCGGGGAATTGGAATACCCAAGACTGTTGATAACGATTTATTCGGAACAGATTATACCCCGGGATTTCCATCTGCTGCCCGCAGCAATATCCTGAATGTACTCCAGGCGGGAGTCTTGGCGCGGGATATGAAAAAGGTGGATCAGTTTGTCATATATCAGACCATCGGGCGTGATGCCGGATGGCTTGCCGCAGCAACAGCCCTTGCAAGAAAGAAAGAGGGTGATGCCCCTCATCTTATCTATTGTCCGGAAAGACCCTTGGCGCCGGAACAGATGATAGAGGATGCAAAAGAATGCATCAGGAAGTATGGATGGGTTTCTATCGTAGTCAGTGAAGGTCTGCTGTATAAAGACGGGACTCCTGTAAGCGCTTCTCAAAATAAAGACAAGTTTAATAATACCGAATTTGGAGCCATGGGGGGGGCAAGTGTTGCCTTGAATGTTCATAGAATCCTCACTGATGCTTTAGAGGGGGCCCGCGGAGAATTTCAGATTACAGAATCACTCATTATGAGTGCTTTCGACAGGTCTGAGCCCCAAGACCTGGATATGGCATATAAATGCGGTCAAGAGGCAGTACGGCTAGCCTGTGGGGGAACCAGTGCTGTTATGGTCACTATCAAAAGGAATCCGGATTGTTCTTTTTCTCTAGGGCAGGCCGCCCTTGAGGATGTTGCCGTTAAGGCCAGGGCTATGCCCCGGGAGTATATCAATGAAAGAGGGAACGATGTGAGTGATGAATTTCTAAATTATATGACTCCCCTAATCTCATCACTACCGCAGTTCGTCGCATTAGAAAATAAGTTTTATAAGGAATAG